In the genome of Nonlabens sp. MB-3u-79, one region contains:
- a CDS encoding pyridoxal phosphate-dependent aminotransferase, which translates to MNSQLSDRINNLPVSETLAMAAKARELKEQGKDIIGLSLGEPDFNTPDFVKDAAIRAINENYNSYSPVDGYTELKDAIILKFKRDNHLTYDRSQIVVSTGAKQSIANVAMVLLNKGDECILPAPYWVSYAAIVELAEGTPVEVRAGVEQNFKITAAQLRAAITPKTKMMLFSSPNNPSGSLYTEEELQSFADVLVDYPNIIIVSDEIYEHINYTGKHASIAAIPSMYDRTVTINGVSKAFAMTGWRVGYIGAPTWIARACNKMQGQITSGTNCIAQRAVITALEAPVSKIKYMIDAFAERRDLILNLLSELEGFTTDVPDGAFYVFPDISAWLGKTVKGHQIKTSTDFSLMLLEEANVATVSGDAFGAPNCIRISYAASSEQITEAIRRIKEVLS; encoded by the coding sequence ATGAACTCTCAACTATCTGATCGCATTAACAATTTACCTGTAAGTGAAACACTAGCAATGGCAGCAAAGGCTCGCGAATTAAAAGAACAAGGTAAAGACATCATAGGTTTAAGCCTAGGCGAGCCTGATTTTAATACTCCAGATTTTGTCAAAGATGCCGCTATCAGAGCCATCAACGAGAATTACAATAGCTATTCTCCTGTAGACGGCTATACCGAGCTCAAAGATGCGATCATACTCAAGTTTAAAAGGGATAACCACCTTACTTACGACCGCAGTCAGATAGTCGTATCTACTGGAGCAAAGCAATCTATTGCAAATGTCGCTATGGTGTTGCTCAATAAAGGAGATGAGTGTATTCTTCCTGCTCCATACTGGGTAAGTTATGCTGCCATAGTGGAACTTGCCGAAGGTACTCCTGTAGAAGTAAGAGCTGGAGTAGAACAAAACTTTAAAATTACCGCAGCGCAATTGAGAGCCGCAATTACTCCTAAAACTAAAATGATGTTGTTTTCTTCTCCTAACAACCCAAGTGGTAGTTTGTATACGGAAGAAGAACTTCAATCATTTGCAGATGTACTTGTTGATTATCCTAATATCATCATAGTAAGTGATGAAATCTATGAACATATTAACTACACTGGAAAGCATGCAAGCATAGCGGCTATTCCAAGCATGTACGATCGTACCGTCACCATTAACGGTGTAAGTAAAGCCTTTGCAATGACTGGATGGAGAGTAGGTTATATAGGCGCTCCAACATGGATTGCAAGAGCTTGTAATAAGATGCAAGGTCAGATTACCAGTGGAACCAATTGTATAGCACAACGCGCTGTAATCACCGCACTAGAAGCACCGGTTTCAAAAATTAAGTACATGATCGATGCATTTGCAGAACGTCGTGACTTGATTTTAAACCTGCTTTCTGAGCTTGAAGGTTTTACGACAGACGTTCCTGATGGTGCTTTTTATGTGTTTCCAGATATTTCAGCATGGCTTGGAAAAACAGTTAAAGGACATCAGATTAAAACCTCAACAGACTTCTCTTTAATGCTACTTGAAGAGGCAAATGTAGCTACCGTTTCTGGAGATGCTTTCGGTGCTCCTAATTGTATTCGTATTTCTTACGCGGCTAGTTCAGAGCAAATAACAGAAGCTATTAGAAGGATTAAAGAGGTGCTTTCTTAA
- a CDS encoding TrkH family potassium uptake protein has product MTKLNYKIIVFIMGLLLVFNGGFMLFSALVSAIYAESEGLDILAAAGVAVAAGGLVMFLTRNHIKVLNKKDGYLIVTLGWLIMAFAGTMPYMFTGAITNYTDAFFETMSGFTTTGASIINDIEVMPKGILFWRSLTHWIGGMGIIVLAVAILPLLGIGGMQLFAAEAPGPSADKLHPRITDTAKRLWLIYVGFTAVETLLLRIAGMGWFDAVNHALSTLSTGGFSTKNASIAFWNDNPAIQWIIIVFMFIAGANFVLSYFAIKGRFSKILNDTEFKWYSVFVLGFSILGGVLIYFQADPLTSSIAHPMVLGEVESAFRHSTFQVLAVITTTGFVSADYTMWTPFLTIMFFGLFFLGGSAGSTAGGIKVMRHIILIRNGIMEFKRTLHPNAILPIRYNGRALQSGIVFNVLGFFILYMLSFIVGATVLAALGLDFETAIGGALSSLGNVGPAFGDLSPVDNFSGLPKLGKWWCCFLMLIGRLELFTVLILLTPFFWRNR; this is encoded by the coding sequence ATGACAAAACTTAATTATAAGATCATTGTTTTTATCATGGGACTGCTTTTAGTCTTTAATGGCGGGTTCATGTTGTTTTCTGCATTAGTCAGCGCTATTTATGCAGAGAGTGAAGGTCTAGATATTCTTGCAGCTGCGGGTGTGGCTGTCGCTGCAGGAGGATTAGTCATGTTCCTGACCCGTAATCATATAAAAGTACTCAATAAAAAAGATGGTTATCTCATTGTAACTTTAGGCTGGTTGATCATGGCTTTTGCCGGTACTATGCCCTATATGTTTACAGGTGCGATCACTAATTATACCGATGCCTTTTTTGAAACCATGAGTGGTTTTACAACTACTGGTGCAAGTATCATTAACGATATAGAGGTCATGCCCAAAGGAATTCTATTCTGGCGCAGTCTTACGCACTGGATAGGGGGTATGGGTATTATTGTTCTCGCTGTCGCCATTCTACCATTATTAGGAATTGGAGGTATGCAACTCTTTGCTGCAGAAGCTCCTGGGCCTAGTGCAGATAAATTGCATCCCCGCATCACAGATACTGCAAAAAGACTCTGGTTGATCTATGTAGGTTTTACTGCGGTAGAAACCTTGCTGCTTAGGATTGCTGGAATGGGTTGGTTTGACGCGGTGAATCACGCGTTAAGCACGCTTTCTACTGGTGGTTTTTCAACAAAAAATGCCAGTATAGCCTTCTGGAATGACAACCCTGCTATACAATGGATCATTATTGTGTTTATGTTTATTGCTGGAGCCAACTTTGTTTTAAGCTACTTTGCTATTAAGGGAAGGTTTAGTAAAATTTTAAATGATACGGAGTTCAAATGGTACAGCGTTTTTGTATTGGGTTTTTCTATTTTAGGAGGTGTTTTGATTTATTTTCAAGCAGATCCACTGACCTCCTCCATTGCTCATCCTATGGTTTTAGGTGAAGTAGAAAGTGCTTTTAGGCATAGTACTTTTCAAGTGCTAGCGGTCATCACAACAACTGGATTTGTTTCTGCAGACTATACCATGTGGACGCCTTTTTTGACCATCATGTTTTTTGGCTTGTTCTTTTTAGGTGGTAGCGCAGGTTCTACTGCTGGAGGAATTAAAGTGATGCGTCACATCATTTTAATACGTAACGGTATTATGGAATTTAAAAGAACACTGCATCCAAATGCTATTTTACCCATACGATATAATGGTAGAGCTTTACAAAGTGGTATTGTTTTCAATGTACTGGGTTTCTTTATTCTTTACATGCTTTCTTTTATTGTAGGAGCAACTGTACTAGCAGCGCTAGGTCTAGATTTTGAAACAGCCATAGGTGGAGCTTTGAGTAGTCTCGGGAACGTGGGACCAGCTTTTGGAGATCTATCTCCTGTAGATAATTTTTCTGGATTACCGAAGTTAGGAAAATGGTGGTGTTGTTTCTTAATGTTGATAGGTAGACTGGAGTTGTTTACTGTGTTGATACTGTTGACGCCTTTTTTCTGGAGGAATAGGTAG
- the ubiE gene encoding bifunctional demethylmenaquinone methyltransferase/2-methoxy-6-polyprenyl-1,4-benzoquinol methylase UbiE, giving the protein MSEEVKPYKEEDSGKKEQVTKMFDTISSEYDGLNRMISLGLDQKWRDNVVKIVAAQHPEVIMDIATGTGDLVIKMAQQTDAKKLIGLDISSGMLEVGKVKVKEEHLDDRIEMVLGDSENLQFEDASIDAITVSYGVRNFEDLEKGLAEILRVLKPGGILVILETSVPTKFPFKQGYYFYSGVIVPTLGRLFSKDKIAYRYLSNSASKFPYGEKFNNILKKVGFKEVQNELQFHGASTIYKAVKA; this is encoded by the coding sequence GTGTCAGAAGAAGTTAAGCCTTACAAAGAAGAAGATTCTGGAAAAAAAGAACAAGTTACTAAGATGTTTGACACCATCAGTAGTGAATACGATGGTCTCAACCGAATGATCTCCCTTGGTCTCGACCAAAAATGGCGTGATAACGTAGTGAAAATAGTTGCTGCACAACATCCTGAAGTCATCATGGACATCGCTACTGGAACTGGCGACCTGGTTATTAAAATGGCACAGCAAACTGACGCAAAAAAACTAATAGGTCTCGATATTTCTAGCGGTATGCTGGAGGTAGGAAAAGTGAAAGTAAAAGAAGAGCATCTAGATGACCGTATTGAAATGGTATTGGGAGATTCTGAAAATTTACAATTTGAAGATGCTTCTATAGACGCCATAACCGTTTCTTATGGAGTGCGTAATTTTGAAGATCTTGAAAAAGGATTGGCTGAAATTTTAAGAGTTTTAAAACCCGGAGGAATTTTAGTGATTTTAGAAACCAGTGTACCGACAAAGTTTCCTTTCAAACAAGGATATTATTTTTATTCTGGTGTGATCGTACCTACACTAGGGAGGTTGTTTTCAAAGGATAAAATCGCCTATCGTTACCTATCTAATAGTGCCTCTAAATTTCCTTATGGAGAGAAGTTCAACAATATTTTAAAGAAAGTAGGGTTTAAAGAAGTACAAAACGAATTACAATTTCATGGTGCATCCACCATTTATAAAGCAGTAAAAGCATAA
- the rsmG gene encoding 16S rRNA (guanine(527)-N(7))-methyltransferase RsmG yields MHQIIKEYFPHITDHQLEQFSKLGDLYKEWNAQINVISRKDIDQLYTRHVLHSLGIVSIVRFRESLPNKPGGTRVLDVGTGGGFPGIPLAIMFPKTSFHLIDAIGKKIKVVDAVVEALGLENVTTEHGRAETVKGRFDFIVSRAVTNMPDFVTWVKNKVRKDSFHNVKNGILYLKGGDLTEELKPFPKARIYELEEVFEDPFFETKKVVHLPIK; encoded by the coding sequence GTGCATCAAATTATAAAAGAATACTTTCCGCATATTACAGATCATCAGTTAGAGCAGTTTTCTAAACTAGGAGATTTATATAAAGAATGGAACGCTCAGATCAATGTGATTTCTAGAAAAGACATCGATCAATTATATACACGACATGTGTTACACTCTCTTGGGATTGTTTCTATAGTTCGCTTTCGCGAAAGCTTGCCTAATAAACCAGGTGGAACCAGAGTGCTGGATGTAGGAACAGGTGGGGGCTTTCCTGGAATTCCTCTTGCCATCATGTTTCCTAAAACAAGTTTCCACCTTATCGATGCAATAGGTAAAAAAATCAAAGTAGTCGATGCTGTTGTGGAGGCTTTGGGATTAGAGAATGTCACTACAGAGCACGGAAGAGCAGAAACAGTGAAAGGTCGTTTTGATTTTATAGTCTCCAGAGCAGTTACTAACATGCCTGATTTTGTAACCTGGGTGAAGAATAAAGTCAGAAAAGACAGTTTTCATAACGTGAAAAACGGAATTCTTTATTTAAAAGGAGGTGATCTTACCGAAGAATTAAAACCCTTTCCTAAAGCTCGTATATACGAGTTAGAAGAAGTTTTTGAAGACCCGTTTTTTGAAACAAAGAAAGTAGTGCATCTTCCAATAAAATAA
- the trkA gene encoding Trk system potassium transporter TrkA has product MKIIIAGAGEVGFHLAKLLSYESQDITLIDPVQESLHYADTHLDIRVMRGDSTSIKILQDARIDQADLVIAVTSSETTNITICVLAKQLGAKRTIARITNTEFLEHQDSIGFAGFGIDELISPEALASKEIELLLNQSAFNDSYEFEEGALTMVGVNLQRTAQFVGKTVQQAGEIFPEIHFMPIAIQRFGTQYTLIPRGDTQFKEGDQVYFITTTGGVEELYKLTGKTKHAMRNVMILGGSNIGKQSAMQLSKAGVNVKLIERDAKKAFDLADALPEVLVLNGDGRNVELLQEENIHEMDAFIAVTGNSETNIISCLMAKSKSVKKTISLVENMDYFQLSHSIGIDTLINKKLLAANNIFRYVRKGEVVAMTKLNNMNAELLEFIVQPESAVCGKTIANAGVPRSAIIGGVIREGIGNIVLGSFVIEAGDRVVVCCLPRSISKVEKLFL; this is encoded by the coding sequence ATGAAAATCATTATTGCAGGAGCTGGTGAGGTAGGTTTTCACCTAGCAAAATTGCTGTCCTACGAGTCACAAGACATTACACTTATTGATCCTGTTCAAGAAAGTTTACATTACGCTGATACTCATTTAGATATACGAGTAATGCGTGGTGATTCTACCTCGATAAAAATTCTTCAAGATGCACGAATAGATCAAGCAGATCTAGTTATAGCTGTGACCAGTAGCGAGACTACAAATATTACCATTTGTGTACTTGCAAAACAACTGGGCGCAAAACGAACCATCGCACGTATAACCAATACAGAATTTCTGGAACATCAAGATTCTATAGGTTTTGCTGGTTTTGGGATTGATGAGTTGATCTCTCCTGAAGCTTTGGCAAGTAAGGAAATAGAACTACTTCTCAATCAGAGTGCTTTTAATGACAGTTATGAGTTTGAGGAAGGGGCACTTACAATGGTAGGAGTCAACCTTCAGCGCACGGCACAGTTTGTCGGTAAAACAGTACAACAGGCTGGAGAGATTTTTCCTGAAATTCATTTTATGCCTATCGCTATACAGCGTTTTGGCACTCAATATACATTGATTCCTAGAGGAGATACACAGTTTAAAGAAGGAGACCAAGTGTATTTTATAACCACAACTGGTGGAGTGGAGGAGCTTTATAAACTTACTGGTAAAACAAAACACGCTATGCGTAATGTCATGATACTAGGTGGTAGTAACATAGGTAAACAAAGCGCAATGCAACTGTCCAAAGCCGGTGTCAACGTAAAGTTGATCGAAAGGGATGCAAAAAAAGCTTTTGACCTTGCTGATGCATTACCAGAAGTACTGGTTCTCAACGGCGATGGTCGCAATGTGGAATTGCTTCAAGAAGAAAACATTCATGAAATGGACGCTTTTATAGCGGTTACAGGAAATAGTGAGACCAATATTATCTCCTGTTTGATGGCAAAAAGTAAAAGTGTCAAGAAAACCATATCTCTTGTGGAGAACATGGATTATTTCCAGTTGTCTCATAGTATAGGAATTGACACGCTGATCAACAAAAAATTACTTGCAGCAAATAATATCTTTAGATATGTACGCAAAGGGGAAGTAGTCGCGATGACAAAACTCAACAACATGAATGCAGAGCTGCTAGAGTTTATTGTGCAACCAGAAAGTGCTGTGTGTGGTAAAACCATAGCAAATGCCGGCGTGCCTAGAAGCGCTATCATAGGTGGTGTGATAAGAGAAGGAATAGGTAATATAGTTTTGGGAAGTTTTGTTATCGAGGCTGGAGATAGAGTAGTAGTCTGTTGTTTGCCACGCTCCATTTCAAAGGTGGAAAAACTATTCTTATAA
- a CDS encoding porin family protein — protein sequence MRHLMVIIVVAIGFQTASAQLFSKEKIKNLENFDQKTMSWGYYLGFNSYDYKFDYNEITEDIITESSAGFNVGLIGDLRLNDYFNLRLEPGIVFATRNLTFPDPSLTTVAQMEREVTSTYIHVPLLVKFSTKRSNNWKPFIVAGASWSNNLSSNQDNPDDNSTGQFRQTSSVFNYELGIGIDLYLFYFKFSPSIRGVFAMGDELVRDIDSSSPWTGNITSMQSRGLFINFTFQ from the coding sequence ATGAGACACCTTATGGTCATCATAGTTGTAGCAATAGGTTTTCAAACCGCAAGTGCTCAATTATTTTCAAAAGAAAAAATTAAAAATTTAGAGAACTTTGATCAGAAGACCATGTCTTGGGGTTATTATTTAGGTTTCAATTCTTATGATTACAAGTTTGATTATAATGAAATCACCGAAGATATCATTACAGAGTCCAGTGCTGGTTTTAATGTAGGTCTTATAGGCGATTTACGTCTTAACGATTACTTCAATTTAAGGCTAGAGCCAGGAATAGTTTTTGCCACTAGAAACTTAACTTTTCCAGATCCTTCTCTTACCACAGTTGCTCAAATGGAACGTGAAGTGACTTCTACTTACATTCATGTTCCTCTGTTAGTGAAATTCTCCACAAAGAGATCTAACAACTGGAAACCTTTTATTGTAGCTGGGGCTTCTTGGTCTAATAACTTGAGCAGTAATCAAGATAATCCAGACGACAATAGCACAGGGCAATTCAGACAAACTTCCAGTGTTTTTAATTACGAATTAGGAATAGGTATAGATCTTTACTTGTTTTACTTCAAGTTTTCTCCTTCTATAAGAGGTGTATTTGCTATGGGAGACGAACTCGTGCGTGACATAGACTCCAGCAGTCCATGGACTGGTAACATTACAAGTATGCAGTCCCGAGGTCTTTTTATCAACTTCACATTTCAGTAA
- a CDS encoding BamA/TamA family outer membrane protein — protein sequence MEKTGLHAKIGLIILLITLLVSCNAIKRVPEAKKLLTKSTILIDSAAPKDPRVNTLPISQPNQKVLGIPIGLHIYNLARPHRDSIYLKWMQDHPKGLKRRNALLSEKQTMGLGQSFVDFNNWLKRTGEAPALIDEVAIEKSKERLKAWYWNQGWFNTVVDHKVIDGKNKKRARIEYYVTKNQAYKIDSITTQIATPVIDSLYQIVELESIIKKGEQYFTPDINAERDRLNSYFRDHGAFHMEKENIRFEGDTVNTKQKANITLIIKNREVQNGDSTISVPYRVHKISEVNIIPDYQNATSDKVADTSGYEDYNILRFGKRKYRKSTLTDAIFFHKGDIYRDIDRDRTYKRITELQSFLYPTIRYDADPRDSTGTDLIANVLLTSKKKLEFTYGVEATHSNIQAIGVGLNTSLLIRNLFRGSELLDISFRGNIGASTNAANGDSRFFDLQELGADARLSFPRLFLPFSLDSLIPKYMSPSTNFSLGFFSQTNIGLDKQSLNGALTYNWRQTAIKSTRLDLVNAQYVRNLDPGNFFNVYQSSYGSINDLANNLNINDPTYVNDSGNLTIPEGTTAFINDAIAGSLGADEDQREIIRNVRERRDRLSQNNLIISSSYSWTRNNRVGIYDDDFSKFNLRIEAAGNVLSGISSLAGIDKNDNNRRRVFGVEYSQYVKTEIDYIKHWRYVNNHVLAIRAFGGIAIPYSNSDNIPFIRSFFAGGPNDNRAWQAYELGPGKTGGLNDFNIANMKLAFNVEYRFPIAGAFKGAVFADVGNIYNVLDSEEDPDAIFNNLTDLEYLALGTGAGLRYDFGFFVLRFDMGFKTYNPALEENRRWLKEFKISRSVLNVGINYPF from the coding sequence ATGGAAAAAACAGGACTTCATGCAAAAATAGGCTTAATTATATTGCTTATTACCTTATTAGTTTCCTGTAACGCTATCAAACGCGTTCCTGAAGCAAAAAAACTACTTACAAAAAGCACCATTCTAATTGATAGTGCCGCACCTAAAGACCCGAGAGTAAATACCCTTCCTATATCACAGCCTAATCAAAAAGTGCTGGGTATACCAATTGGCCTCCATATTTACAACCTTGCAAGACCTCATCGCGACTCTATTTATTTAAAATGGATGCAAGACCATCCCAAAGGTTTAAAAAGACGTAATGCCTTACTGTCTGAAAAGCAAACTATGGGATTAGGACAAAGTTTTGTCGATTTTAATAATTGGTTAAAAAGAACCGGAGAAGCCCCTGCACTAATTGATGAAGTGGCCATTGAAAAGTCTAAAGAAAGACTAAAAGCATGGTACTGGAATCAAGGATGGTTCAACACAGTGGTCGATCACAAAGTCATTGACGGTAAAAACAAAAAAAGAGCCCGCATAGAATATTATGTTACCAAGAACCAAGCCTATAAAATAGATAGTATTACCACTCAAATAGCTACTCCAGTTATCGATTCTTTATATCAAATCGTTGAATTAGAAAGTATTATAAAAAAAGGAGAGCAATATTTCACCCCAGACATCAATGCAGAAAGAGACCGACTTAACTCTTACTTTCGTGACCACGGTGCTTTTCACATGGAAAAGGAAAACATAAGATTTGAAGGAGATACCGTCAATACCAAGCAAAAAGCAAACATCACTTTAATTATAAAAAACCGTGAAGTACAAAATGGTGACTCTACTATTAGCGTTCCCTATAGGGTACATAAGATTAGTGAAGTAAATATCATTCCTGACTATCAAAATGCCACAAGCGATAAGGTGGCAGACACCTCAGGATATGAAGATTACAATATCCTGCGCTTTGGAAAACGCAAATACAGAAAATCTACACTTACTGATGCTATCTTTTTTCATAAAGGAGATATTTATAGAGATATAGATCGTGACAGGACTTACAAAAGAATTACCGAGCTTCAGAGCTTCTTATATCCTACTATCAGGTACGATGCAGATCCTCGAGATTCTACTGGCACAGATCTTATTGCAAATGTATTGTTGACTTCTAAAAAGAAACTTGAATTCACCTATGGAGTTGAGGCTACACATAGCAACATACAAGCGATAGGAGTAGGTCTCAATACTTCCTTGTTGATAAGAAATCTTTTTAGAGGCAGCGAGCTGCTGGACATCTCTTTTAGAGGTAATATAGGCGCTAGTACTAATGCAGCAAATGGAGATTCTAGATTTTTTGACCTACAAGAATTAGGTGCAGATGCACGTTTGAGTTTCCCACGTCTCTTCCTGCCATTTAGTCTCGATAGCCTCATTCCTAAATACATGTCTCCATCGACAAATTTTTCACTTGGTTTTTTTAGCCAGACAAATATAGGACTCGATAAACAAAGTCTTAATGGAGCACTTACTTACAATTGGCGACAAACGGCTATAAAAAGCACACGACTAGACTTAGTCAACGCTCAATATGTCCGTAATCTAGACCCAGGTAATTTCTTTAATGTCTATCAAAGTAGTTATGGCAGCATTAATGATCTCGCAAACAATCTGAACATTAACGATCCTACATATGTGAACGATAGCGGCAACTTAACTATTCCAGAAGGTACTACAGCATTTATAAACGATGCGATAGCAGGGAGTTTAGGTGCAGACGAAGATCAAAGAGAAATCATAAGAAATGTAAGAGAACGCCGGGATCGATTATCGCAAAACAACCTGATTATATCCTCTAGTTACAGCTGGACACGCAACAATAGAGTAGGTATTTATGACGATGATTTTTCTAAATTCAATCTGAGAATAGAAGCTGCTGGAAATGTGCTTTCAGGGATATCAAGCCTTGCCGGCATTGATAAAAATGACAATAACAGAAGACGTGTTTTTGGGGTAGAATACAGCCAATACGTAAAAACAGAAATAGACTATATCAAACACTGGCGATATGTCAATAATCACGTGCTTGCCATAAGGGCCTTTGGTGGTATCGCGATTCCATATAGCAACTCAGATAACATTCCATTTATAAGATCTTTTTTTGCCGGCGGACCTAATGATAACAGAGCCTGGCAAGCCTATGAATTAGGACCTGGAAAGACTGGCGGCCTTAACGACTTTAACATAGCAAACATGAAACTGGCCTTTAATGTAGAGTACAGATTCCCTATTGCAGGAGCTTTTAAAGGTGCTGTTTTTGCAGATGTAGGCAATATTTATAACGTACTTGATAGTGAAGAAGACCCAGATGCTATTTTTAATAACCTGACTGATCTAGAATACCTAGCCTTAGGAACAGGGGCTGGCTTGCGTTATGATTTTGGCTTTTTCGTTTTAAGATTTGATATGGGCTTTAAAACTTACAACCCCGCTCTAGAAGAAAATAGAAGGTGGCTCAAAGAATTTAAAATTTCTAGATCGGTACTTAACGTCGGTATTAACTATCCTTTCTAG
- a CDS encoding RNA methyltransferase, whose translation MITKSKLKLIKSLNRKKIREEHQLFIVEGYKSIRELLNSGLIAEDILIVSGNHQLDDLESEIISAKDMNILSNLKTAPGYLAVFKMNQKQELPKTGKIIALDDVKDPGNLGTIIRLADWFGIEHIVCSNETVDVYNSKSVQASMASLARVQVHYTHLKEYLSNSLLPIFPTAMGGTSIYKEKLPEQGIIIMGNESHGISEELLAIGTPISIPPYGKLQNTESLNVAMATSVILGEWLRSSSI comes from the coding sequence ATGATTACCAAAAGCAAGTTAAAGCTTATCAAATCTCTTAATAGGAAAAAAATAAGGGAAGAGCACCAGCTTTTTATCGTAGAAGGATACAAATCTATTAGAGAACTCCTTAATTCTGGGCTTATTGCAGAAGATATTCTTATTGTTTCTGGGAATCATCAATTAGATGATCTAGAATCTGAAATAATAAGTGCAAAGGATATGAATATTCTTTCCAACCTTAAAACGGCACCTGGTTACCTGGCTGTTTTTAAGATGAATCAAAAGCAAGAGCTTCCTAAGACAGGTAAAATAATAGCACTGGATGATGTAAAAGACCCTGGTAATTTAGGAACTATTATAAGACTGGCAGACTGGTTCGGTATAGAACATATCGTTTGTAGTAATGAAACAGTTGATGTTTATAATTCAAAATCTGTCCAGGCCAGTATGGCATCGCTAGCAAGAGTTCAAGTTCACTATACTCATCTTAAAGAGTACCTCAGTAATTCCTTGCTTCCTATTTTTCCTACTGCTATGGGAGGAACAAGTATTTATAAGGAAAAATTGCCTGAACAAGGGATCATTATCATGGGAAATGAATCTCATGGAATAAGTGAAGAGTTATTAGCGATAGGGACTCCCATAAGTATACCTCCATATGGAAAGCTACAAAACACAGAAAGTCTTAATGTGGCTATGGCAACATCTGTAATCTTGGGAGAATGGTTGCGCTCTTCATCTATATAG